A region of Malaciobacter marinus DNA encodes the following proteins:
- the xseA gene encoding exodeoxyribonuclease VII large subunit, with product MNAPLTVTALNTQIKSLLETTFLETYVEGEISNLTYHSSGHIYFSIKDDKSTISCVMFRGNTKYLKFKLEVGQKINIRGNLTVYTPRGSYQLICSRIEPSGQGALALAYEQLKKKLQEKGYFDSQRKKSLPKYPKKIVLVTSPTGAAIEDMKKVATNRWPLVEFILVPTLVQGEMAKNDIVNSIKYADSLACDIMIVGRGGGSIEDLWAFNEEIVANAIYETNTPIISAVGHEVDFLISDFVADVRAATPSNAIEISLPDINEHRIYLDSLHKEFENRYKNILYTKEQNIIHLKRMYEQNSIESKFNLIASEIKILKQSFENRFSNIIISSQNSLNMLKNSFELSNPKNKEKKGFVQISKDEKIIDLDTLKIDDIVSLQTPKYIATAKIEAIKKQ from the coding sequence ATGAACGCACCACTAACAGTTACAGCTTTAAATACTCAAATAAAATCACTTTTAGAAACAACTTTTTTAGAAACATATGTAGAGGGTGAAATTTCTAACCTTACTTATCATAGTTCAGGACATATTTATTTTTCAATAAAAGATGACAAATCAACAATTTCATGTGTAATGTTTAGAGGTAATACTAAATATTTGAAATTTAAACTTGAAGTTGGGCAAAAAATAAATATAAGAGGTAATCTTACTGTTTATACTCCAAGAGGAAGTTATCAATTAATTTGTTCTAGAATTGAGCCATCAGGTCAAGGAGCTTTGGCCTTAGCTTATGAGCAGTTAAAAAAGAAACTTCAAGAAAAAGGTTATTTTGATTCTCAAAGAAAAAAGAGCTTACCAAAATATCCAAAAAAAATTGTGCTTGTAACTTCACCAACGGGTGCAGCAATAGAAGATATGAAAAAAGTTGCAACAAATAGATGGCCTTTAGTTGAGTTTATTTTAGTTCCTACTTTAGTTCAAGGTGAAATGGCAAAAAATGATATAGTTAATTCTATTAAGTATGCTGATAGCTTAGCTTGTGATATTATGATTGTAGGTCGTGGTGGAGGAAGTATTGAAGATTTGTGGGCTTTTAATGAAGAGATAGTTGCAAATGCTATATATGAAACAAATACACCTATTATTTCAGCTGTTGGACATGAAGTTGATTTTTTAATTTCTGATTTTGTTGCTGATGTTAGAGCTGCTACACCTTCAAATGCAATTGAAATATCTTTGCCTGATATAAATGAACATAGAATTTATTTAGATAGTTTACATAAAGAGTTTGAAAATAGATATAAAAATATTTTATATACTAAAGAGCAAAATATAATACATTTGAAAAGAATGTATGAACAAAACTCTATTGAGTCAAAGTTTAATCTTATTGCATCTGAAATAAAAATATTAAAGCAAAGCTTTGAAAATAGATTTTCAAATATTATTATCTCTTCACAAAATAGTTTAAATATGTTAAAAAACTCTTTTGAATTAAGTAATCCAAAGAACAAAGAGAAAAAGGGTTTTGTTCAAATAAGTAAAGATGAAAAAATAATTGATTTAGATACTTTAAAAATTGATGATATTGTGTCATTGCAAACACCAAAATATATCGCAACTGCTAAAATTGAGGCTATAAAAAAACAATAA
- the ubiE gene encoding bifunctional demethylmenaquinone methyltransferase/2-methoxy-6-polyprenyl-1,4-benzoquinol methylase UbiE has product MGKQEKIVSMFNDISGKYDIANRVLSMGIDKSWRNKACKLTFDFYDKSKIEKIADVACGTGDMIDFWLKIAKQNAIEIENIVGIDPSVGMMDVAKKKLPEVEFIEAGASDMPLESESTDIISISYGIRNVVQRQEAFYEFARVLKKNGLVVISEFTKNEKTSPIDYLTDFYMNKILPTLGGIITKNKEAYTYLPNSIDEFLTTDNLCKELKEAGLEPIYTKAFSMNISTLIIARKV; this is encoded by the coding sequence ATGGGTAAACAAGAAAAAATTGTATCAATGTTTAATGATATCTCTGGAAAATATGATATTGCAAATAGAGTACTTAGTATGGGAATTGATAAAAGCTGGCGAAATAAAGCTTGTAAATTGACATTTGATTTTTATGATAAGAGCAAAATAGAAAAAATAGCTGATGTTGCATGTGGAACTGGAGATATGATAGATTTTTGGTTAAAAATAGCAAAACAAAATGCAATTGAAATTGAGAATATAGTAGGAATTGATCCTAGTGTTGGTATGATGGATGTTGCAAAAAAGAAATTGCCAGAAGTTGAATTTATAGAAGCAGGAGCTTCTGATATGCCACTTGAAAGTGAATCAACTGATATTATTTCTATTTCGTATGGAATAAGAAATGTAGTACAAAGACAAGAAGCATTTTATGAATTTGCAAGAGTATTAAAGAAAAATGGTCTTGTAGTAATTAGTGAATTTACAAAAAATGAAAAAACTTCACCAATTGATTATTTGACAGATTTTTATATGAATAAAATTTTACCAACACTTGGTGGAATAATTACAAAAAATAAAGAAGCTTATACATACTTACCAAACTCTATTGATGAGTTTTTAACTACTGATAATTTATGTAAAGAGCTAAAAGAGGCTGGACTAGAGCCAATTTATACAAAAGCTTTTTCTATGAATATTTCAACACTAATAATAGCAAGAAAAGTTTAA
- a CDS encoding 3-methyladenine DNA glycosylase produces MQSLSNSYELLEFLKALNLIQKEPKYWWPSNDEFEILVGSILTQNTKWTNVEKSLKNLKSLNYLSLENLANSDVVLLTNAIAPSGFKNQKSKRLKQLCINIIKEYGNFEKFKEYTNSSWLLSQKGIGQETKDAILCYACKQEYMVVDKYTARLLFRFGYEFDSYDDIQTWLVYGINENYDKIVKLYGYEISLNEIYSRFHGKIVEFMKRNPKD; encoded by the coding sequence AAGCTTTAAACTTAATACAAAAAGAACCAAAATATTGGTGGCCAAGTAATGATGAATTTGAAATACTTGTGGGTTCAATTTTAACACAAAATACAAAATGGACTAACGTAGAAAAATCTTTAAAAAATTTAAAATCTTTAAACTATTTAAGTTTAGAAAATTTGGCAAATAGTGATGTTGTTTTATTGACAAATGCAATTGCACCAAGTGGTTTTAAGAATCAAAAATCAAAAAGATTAAAACAACTTTGTATAAATATAATAAAAGAGTATGGCAACTTTGAAAAGTTTAAAGAATATACTAACTCTTCTTGGTTACTTTCTCAAAAAGGAATAGGACAAGAAACAAAAGATGCAATTTTGTGTTATGCTTGTAAACAAGAATATATGGTAGTTGATAAATATACAGCAAGATTGCTTTTTCGTTTTGGATATGAATTTGACTCATATGATGATATACAGACATGGCTAGTATATGGAATTAATGAAAATTACGATAAAATAGTCAAGCTTTATGGCTATGAAATATCACTAAATGAAATTTATAGTAGGTTTCATGGCAAAATTGTCGAATTTATGAAACGCAATCCAAAGGATTAA